One Pyrenophora tritici-repentis strain M4 chromosome 5, whole genome shotgun sequence DNA window includes the following coding sequences:
- a CDS encoding Dimer-Tnp-hAT domain containing protein — MPLRNLKRAAEGTPGPHGPHKRAKTAKGSASQPILMDDSQPELSIRTSPRKALAAAASQATEDAPFESQLRDAIPEATIQPPAEGSRAATEATSEAIEGGDDTGFDDEFTDNFDGIDWKRLPRFTKPLRTLKRNKSWVYQYGYRVASLREPHRTFFVCKYCHHRKIFCAYPEVTKSTSNAINHLAQKLLGHGYDRKGKLDSITLPRGQTTLKMMTEGGVDVPQGVANELGNFDVQRFRYAAVTWLVDNNHPLREFETPAFRQMIEFANPEAADALWVSHNSVASFVMRLYRYMEPQVVQMLSSAISKIHISFDGWTTKGGKRGFFGVVAHFADADGTIRDLPIALPQLTGAHTGERIAEVVGNIIDVFGITRSQLGYFVLDNAYANDTAVTKLAQRFEFTASHHRLRCGPHTLNLVGQMIIFGFDKDAYDNDQDEHKTEAAYLQEWRQQGPLGVLIDIINYIQTPQQHDLFADCQRRVNAKAPDQKQEILEPVKPVVTRWNSFHDTFVRAAKLHNAVDEYAQSHIERTMGADAYARSRNNKLTKVPAWMRSNGLTADDWAVITQYISVLEPLKEATKRLEARGKAGRFGAIYEVIPVFEAVLAVYEQLLKNHESVDYNANSAPEDHLPINLRAAWAKLNAYYTKLDESPAYFAATCLHPYYKNYCENSWRDKPSWLEANNAGLKQLWAFYKPQIQRQSRPPVRLSSGINDAINALVNAEPYGIVEVTEMDELERWRRFELRWTQEQFEQGSNPVSYWISLRPKYPNLARMAIDILTIPASSCECERLFSELGDLLEPRRRKIGSQLLAAIQCIRSWRDAGFKPPSDYNSGDVTDAEVAAIYEICKWDSEAYVQSLFDLLNDKSANKDQRHNTPMARVELVAREGLATPGEINLYQRKIGSLLFAAVNTRPDVAFPVSRLARFLTNPGPLHQEAADRVLLYLESTKLLSLSFGGDDQLVVASDASFADNTADRKSSQGYVIKLFGGLIAWRANKQDTITTSTTEAELLALSQVAKESMFVRMLLEELRVELTEKTITIQCDNTQTIRLINEEISQLTTKLRHVDIHNHWLRQEAKRKSIRVVYVPSGEMLADGFTKTLPANNWPQFLTQVGLVEVKERDVEEADPEEILEKMESLQSNIWMDLFNIKHAQPLESWTKVIVHNVPTTFEGADTLEILQTEIPTYNKGLQIVGNSYWLTKDWKNKQNSSIVIALKTEAEAKKLGARIIILGESLRTEKYRT, encoded by the exons ATGCCGCTTCGTAACCTAAAACGCGCCGCCGAGGGCACCCCCGGCCCCCACGGCCCCCACAAGCGCGCCAAAACAGCTAAAGGCAGTGCATCGCAGCCTATCCTGATGGACGATTCGCAGCCTGAGCTGTCTATCCGCACCTCGCCACGTAAAGccctagctgctgcagcaaGCCAGGCCACCGAAGACGCGCCGTTCGAGTCGCAGTTGCGCGACGCTATACCAGAAGCTACTATACAACCGCCGGCCGAGGGTAGTAGGGCTGCTACGGAGGCTACAAGTGAGGCTATCGAAGGCGGGGATGATACTGGCTTTGATGACGAGTTTACGgacaactttgacggcattgatTGGAAGCGTTTACCGCGTTTTACGAAGCCGCTGCGTACGTTGAAGCGCAACAAAAGTTGGGTATATCAGTACGGTTACCGCGTTGCCTCTCTCCGTGAGCCTCATCGTACGTTCTTTGtttgcaaatactgccatcATCGTAAGATCTTTTGCGCCTATCCAGAGGTTACAAAGTCGACCAGTAACGCTATCAACCACCTCGCGCAGAAGCTACTTGGCCACGGCTACGATCGCAAGGGCAAACTGGATTCGATTACACTACCGCGAGGCCAAACGACGCTTAAGATGATGACCGAGGGCGGTGTCGATGTACCTCAAGGCGTCGCTAACGAGCTcggaaacttcgacgtacagcGCTTTCGATACGCCGCTGTTACGTGGCTTGTCGACAATAACCACCCTCTCCGCGAGTTCGAAACGCCTGCGTTTAGGCAGATGATAGAGTTTGCCAACCCGGAGGCAGCTGACGCGCTGTGGGTAAGTCACAACAGTGTAGCTAGCTTCGTGATGAGGCTGTATCGCTATATGGAGCCGCAGGTTGTTCAGATGCTCTCGTCGGCTATTAGTAAaatccatataagcttcgatggctggacgacaaaaggcggcaagcgcggcttctttggagttgTTGCTCATTTTGCTGACGCCGACGGCACTATCAGGGACCTACCTAtcgcgctgcctcagcttacgggcgcccacacgggcgagaggatagctgAAGTTGTTGGCAATATAATCGATGTCTTCGGTATAACACGTAGCCAGcttgggtactttgtgctcgacaACGCGTACGCTAATGACACCGCCGTCACCAAACTCGCCCAACGCTTTGAATTTACAGCAAGCCAtcaccgcctccgctgcggccctcacacacTTAACTTAGTCGGACAGATGATTATCTTCGGCTTTGATAAGGACGCGTACGATAATGATCAGGACGAGCACAAAACAGAGGCAGCCTACCTACAAGAATGGCGGCAGCAAGGTCCGCTTGGTGTACTaatcgatatcatcaacTACATCCAAACACCGCAACAACACGATCTTTTTGCCGATTGCCAGCGCCGTGTTAACGCTAAGGCTCCCGACCAAAAGCAGGAAATACTCGAGCCGGTAAAGCCAGTCGTCACGCGCTGGAACAGCTTTCACGACACCTTTGTACGCGCCGCAAAACTCCATAACGCCGTTGATGAGTACGCCCAAAGCCACATCGAAAGGACGATGGGCGCCGACGCGTACGCGCGTAGCCGTAACAATAAGCTCACTAAAGTACCAGCTTGGATGAGATCTAATGGGCTTACGGCTGACGATTGGGCGGTAATAACCCAGTATATATCAGTGTTGGAGCCGCTAAAGGAGGCgacaaaacggcttgaagctCGCGGTAAAGCTGGCCGTTTCGGCGCGATATACGAGGTTATACCTGTCTTCGAAGCTGTACTTGCCGTGTACGAGCAGCTACTTAAAAACCACGAAAGCGTCGACTATAATGCCAATAGCGCGCCAGAAGATCACCTTCCTATCAACCTACGCGCAGCTTGGGCAAAGCTTAACGCGTATTACACTAAGCTCGACGAATCACCCGCATACTTTGCcgctacctgcctccacccatactacaagaactactgtgagaacagctggcgcgacaaaccgaGCTGGCTTGAGGCAAACAACGCTGGGTTGAAACAACTTTGGGCGTTCTATAAGCCGCAAATACAGCGCCAAAGTCGCCCACCAGTGCGGCTCTCAAGTGGTATCAacgacgccatcaacgcgcTCGTTAATGCGGAGCCTTATGGCATTGTTGAGGTGACAGAGATGGATGAGCTGGAGCGTTGGCGACGGTTTGAACTCCGctggacgcaggagcagttcGAACAAGGTAGTAATCCTGTTAGCTATTGGATAAGCCTACGCCCAAAGTATCCTAACCTAGCGCGTATGGCGATCGATATATTAACAATACCAGCCTCAAGTTGTGAGTGCGAGCGGCTGTTCAGCGAGCTCGGTGATTTATTAGAGCCAAGGCGACGCAAAATTGGGTCACAACTGCTTGCAGCAATACAGTGTATACGAAGCTGGCGCGACGCTGGCTTTAAGCCTCCATCTGATTACAACTCAGGCGATGTAACTGACGCTGAGGTAGCTGCAATATACGAAATATGCAAGTGGGACAGCGAAGCTTA CGTCCaaagtttgtttgatttgcttaatgacaagtctgcGAACAAGGACCAACGACACAACACACCAATGGCTAGAGTCGAACTAGTTGCACGTGAGGGTTTGGCGACTCCTGGAGAGATTAACTTGTAtcaacgcaagattggatcgttactcttcgccgccgtcaaCACCCGACCCGATGTCGCATTCCCAGTATCACGACTCGCCCGGTTCCTCACAAACCCTGGTCCACTACATCAAGAAGCCGCTGACCGAGTGCTGTTGTACCTGGAGTCAACCAAGCTTCTATCCTTATCATTCGGAGGAGACGACCAATTGGTAGTAGCTAGCGATGCATCCTTTGCGGACAACACCGCGGATCGCAAGAGCTCCCAAGGGTACGTTATCAAGCTATTTGGAGGACTGATCGCATGGAGGGCGAACAAACAAGATACCATCACGACATCTACGACCGAAGCAGAACTCCTCGCGCTATCGCAAGTGGCTAAGGAGTCCATGTTTGTGCGGATGCTGCTAGAGGAGCTTCGGGTAGAGTTGACGGAGAAGACAATTACGATACAGTGCGATAATACGCAGACGATCCGGCTGATCAACGAGGAGATCTCTCAGCTGACGACGAAACTCCGTCACGTGGACAtccacaatcactggctgAGGCAAGAGGCAAAGCGAAAGTCTATCAGAGTCGTGTATGTACCGTCTGGCGAAATGCTCGCCGATGGTTTCACGAAGACCCTGCCTGCCAACAACTGGCCCCAGTTCTTGACGCAGGTCGGACTGGTTGAAGTGAAGGAACGAGACGTAGAGGAAGCAGATCCAGAGGAAATtctggagaagatggaaagtCTT CAATCCAACATCTGGATGGATCTCTTTAACATCAAACACGCTCAACCACTAGAATCTTGGACAAAAGTCATAGTCCACAACGTCCCTACAACCTTTGAAGGAGCAGACACGCTAGAAATCCTTCAAACTGAAATCCCTACATACAACAAAGGACTACAAATAGTTGGTAACTCCTACTGGCTTACAAAAGACTGGAAGAACAAGCAAAACAGCTCTATTGTTATTGCTCTTAAAACAGaagctgaagcaaagaaacTAGGAGCGAGGATCATTATCCTTGGAGAGAGCCTCCGTACTGAAAAGTATAGAA CTTAA
- a CDS encoding DUF1421 multi-domain protein, whose protein sequence is MAGSQSNSGDTDADVQEQLLNYPSERNTSKRAETISPGAKFTAEHLMRHCPYTVTFDYINPSLWGVPAPEDADETHATTWVAKAIHDYHVGMEWDERLYFDYQWDFEGWTRELFQKVERTTLRSLKTVLRYRGVYTGKFRARVADSLFNLLGGENAPEWDPAEFKAEKFDERSEAYQRQQNAHLAAPIDRQAQQPLQQTQPLEPLQPQPQRPSQGEQYRVRQGVRSHPQYQELQQPPYAINAYAGPQPRQTEQAMQPQQWYPQTQTRPPATAYREVTPFPQQPTNRVPDRPLGLPHDPYKTLPPRWSRNDRLEANTITQFSKLWDNSNKYTGNAYDLLDDKIKIFFSICWQVDIQEEQFHAVFPRILTGRAETFYIQVVERDDSFADAYMAIKNHFDHDVHHQHYYTDWTTTTFARTRAENPDKGLHEVLQILLDKLQLCQRALGKNFEGEDALRTTVINACRGVPELEMALFKPATICEGLFSDLRSAVETHLARQHTAQLVTEDQYYLDRRYNGNGRIRGGSRGGGGFRGGSRGAYRGGEQRDDNGRGFKPRWRKKCFVCRKEGCWSTNHTDKERKDARAQFFSTLYFTGAQPPEDFSVHLAEYEGIEHTSQYNQRGWREEEDCEDDEDDDVAEAHSEHQFFKEQCLADQAFLHHISGDDIYSRDAPSAPASQFLLEDRYTRSVYQGILPDTGAANVSTVGKEQYLALTREDPTVKLDTSTAGKASIKFGKGEATASIGTVQVSTEIGKINFEVLEAPTPFLLCLADMDRLKVYFNNTTDELVQDDVHIPVIRKWGHPWFHLNKRERATMFLTETELRRLHRRFGHPAVTRLVKLLKDAGHNDFEERTLEEVTKFCHHCQLHSSAPRRFKFTLKDNHHFNYEILVDVMYLSNKPVLHVVDSSTAFQGARFLSAISAKETWQALRILWIDTYQGPPDIITHDAGTNFASAEFRAEAKIMGVTCKQVPTEAHWSIGKTERYHAPLRRAWDILHAELTDTMSTVRNNQLSGS, encoded by the coding sequence ATGGCAGGCAGCCAGAGCAACTCTGGCGATACAGACGCTGATGTTCAAGAGCAACTACTCAACTATCCATCCGAACGCAATACAAGCAAGCGCGCAGAAACTATATCCCCAGGAGCGAAGTTTACTGCTGAACACCTTATGCGACactgtccatacacagtCACGTTTGACTATATCAACCCATCtctctggggtgtacccgcacCAGAGGATGCAGACGAGACGCACGCAACAACCTGGGTCGCGAAggctatccacgactaccATGTAGGAATGGAATGGGATGAGAGACTATACTTCGACTACcaatgggactttgaaggatggacacGAGAGCTATTCCAGAAGGTTGAGCGCACTACGCTAAGATCTCTGAAGACTGTGCTCCGGTATAGGGGAGTCTATACAGGCAAATTTCGGGCTAGAGTAGCTGATTCCCTCTTCAACTTACTAGGAGGAGAAAACGCTCCCGAATGGGACCCTGCAGAGTTCAAGGCCGAGAAGTTTGACGAACGTTCTGAGGCGTACCAGCGTCAGCAGAACGCACATCTAGCAGCCCCTATAGATAGACAAGCGCAGCAGCCACTGCAACAGACGCAGCCACTGGAACCGCTACAGCCGCAGCCACAACGTCCGTCACAGGGCgagcagtatagagtgagacaaggcgttCGAAGCCACCCGCAATATCAAGAGCTACAACAACCGCCCTACGCGATCAATGCCTATGCAGGACCACAGCCTCGACAAACGGAGCAGGCTATGCAACCACAACAATGGTACCCGCAGACACAGACACGACCCCCAGCGACCGCATACCGCGAGGTGACACCTTTCCCTCAGCAACCTACAAACCGAGTACCTGACAGACCCCTTGGCCTACCACAtgacccgtacaagacgctaccgccgcgatggtctCGCAACGATCGGCTCGAAGCCaatacgatcacgcagttctctaagctatgggacaatagcaacaagtatacagggaatgcgtacgatctcctagacgataagattaagatcttcttcagcatctgctggcaggtagatatccaggaggagcagtttcacgcagtgtttccccgtatccttaccgggcgtgcagagacgttctacatacaggttgtagagagagatgatagctttgctgatgcgtacatggcaatcaaaaaccacttcgaccatgacgtccatcaccagcactactacacagactggacgactacaaccttcgctcgcacccgcGCAGAGAACCCTGATaagggactacacgaggttctgcagatcctgcttgacaagctgcagctatgccagcgtgcccttggcaagaactttgagggtGAGGATGCCCTCCGCACTACGgtcatcaatgcctgccgaggagtaccagaacttgagatggcactgttcaagccagccacaatctgtgaaggactcttctcagaTCTACGATCCGCAGTGGAAACACACCTAGCACGGCAACACACCGCCCAGTTGGTCACAGAAGATCAATACTACCTAGACcgccgatacaacggcaatggaaggatccgaggtggatctcgaggtggaggaggattcagaggcggatccagaggagcataccgaggaggcgagcagcgcgacgacaacggacgaggattcaagccacgttggaggaagaaatgctttgtttgccggaaggaaggatgctggtctaccaaccacacagataaagagcgcaaagatgcccgtgcgcagttcttctctacgctatactttacaggtGCACAGCCCCCTGaggacttctccgtacatcttgcagaatacgaagggatcgagcacaccagccagtacaatcagagaggctggagagaggaggaagactgcgaggatgacgaggatgacgacgtcgcggaagcaCATTCTGAACACCAGTTCTTCaaggagcaatgccttgcagaccaggcgttcttgcatcATATCTCGGGCGACGACATATACAGCCGAGACGCGCCGTCAGCACCAGCATCGCAGTTCCTGCTTGAGGACCGCTACACACGATCTGTGTACCAAGGAATCCTACCAGATACAGGCGCTGCAAACGTATCCACGGTCGGCAAGGAGCAATACCTCGCACTTACGAGAGAAGATCCGACGGTTAAGTTAGACACATCTACAGCAGGGAAAGCGTCTATTAAATTCGGAAAAGGCGAGGCTACAGCGTCGATTGGCACCGTGCAGGTCTCTACGGAGATCGGAAAAATCAACTTCGAAGTGCTCGAGGCGCCTACGCCGTTCTTGCtatgccttgcagacatggaccgctTAAAGGTATACTTCAACAATACGACAGACGAGCTGGTTCAGGATGACGTACACATCCCggtgattcgcaaatggggacatccttggttccatctaaacaagagagagagagcaactaTGTTCCTAACGGAGACAGaattgcgacggctccatcgacggtttggacacccagctgttaCGCGACTAGTCAAACTCTTAAAGGatgctggccataacgacttcgaagaaagaaccctagaagaagtcactaagttctgccaccactgccagctccacagctccgcgccgcgccgattcaaattcactcttAAGGATaatcaccacttcaactatgagatcctggtggacGTAATGTACCTAAGCAACAAACCTGTACTGCATGTGGTcgattcctcaacagcgtttcaaggcgcgaggttcctcagcgctatctcagctaaagaaacatggcaagcactgcggatactatggatcgacaccTACCAGGGACCACCCGACATCATCACGCATGATGCAGGTACTAACTTCGCGAGCGCAGAGttccgcgcagaagcaaagatcatgggagtcacatgcaagcaagtacctacggaggcgcactggtctatcggcaaaactGAGAGGTACCATGCCCCTCTACGCCGGGCATGGGACATACTCCATGCAGAACTCACTGACACTATGtccacagtccgcaacaatcaattaagtgggtcctag